Proteins from a genomic interval of Microbacterium abyssi:
- a CDS encoding 2-hydroxyacid dehydrogenase: MSLFVTVPTARLAENIGPLPEGVELEIWDMASPAPRERIDLVVPPYMGGTKFFGGLEGLDVGLVQSQSIGYDGVEEVLPGGIPFANAASVHETSTAEIALALTLAAQRQLPRFVLAQQDGEWSPVFAESLADRRVLLVGFGGVGEAIALRLEPFEIDLTVVARTARPVWHERLGRVQVHAIDELPALLPDAEIVILALPGGNATHHLFDDELLGRMADGALLVNVGRGTLIDTDALVRQQGRIRAALDVLDPEPLPAQHPLWKTDGVLISPHVGGASTAMNPRIARLIRTQIERMLRGDAPVNVVIGG, translated from the coding sequence GTGAGTCTCTTCGTCACCGTGCCGACCGCCCGCCTCGCCGAGAACATCGGCCCCCTCCCCGAAGGAGTGGAGCTGGAGATCTGGGACATGGCGTCCCCGGCTCCGCGCGAGCGGATCGATCTGGTCGTCCCGCCGTACATGGGCGGCACGAAGTTCTTCGGCGGCCTGGAGGGACTCGACGTCGGCCTCGTCCAAAGCCAGTCGATCGGCTACGACGGCGTCGAGGAGGTGCTGCCAGGCGGCATCCCGTTCGCGAACGCCGCGAGCGTGCATGAGACGTCGACGGCCGAGATCGCGCTCGCGCTGACCCTCGCCGCGCAGCGGCAGTTGCCCCGGTTCGTCCTCGCCCAGCAGGACGGCGAATGGTCGCCGGTGTTCGCCGAGAGCCTCGCCGATCGCAGGGTGCTGCTCGTAGGATTCGGCGGCGTCGGCGAGGCGATCGCGCTGCGCCTGGAGCCCTTCGAGATCGACCTGACCGTCGTCGCGCGCACCGCCCGCCCCGTGTGGCATGAGCGGCTCGGGCGGGTGCAGGTGCATGCGATCGACGAGCTGCCGGCACTGCTTCCGGATGCCGAGATCGTCATCCTCGCCCTCCCTGGCGGCAACGCGACCCACCACCTGTTCGACGACGAGCTGCTCGGTCGGATGGCCGACGGCGCGCTGCTGGTCAACGTCGGCCGCGGCACCCTGATCGACACAGACGCGCTCGTGCGCCAGCAGGGTCGCATCCGTGCGGCGCTGGATGTTCTCGATCCGGAACCGCTGCCGGCGCAGCATCCGCTCTGGAAGACCGATGGCGTCCTCATCTCGCCGCACGTCGGCGGGGCATCCACCGCTATGAATCCGCGCATCGCGCGCCTGATCCGCACGCAGATCGAGCGGATGCTGCGCGGCGACGCCCCCGTCAATGTCGTGATCGGCGGCTAG
- a CDS encoding DUF1761 domain-containing protein yields MVPEINYWAVLLAMLSSMVVGSIWYTPKVFGTRWARLANVDMTGSAKSAVWPIITTVIVSFITAWVLAGASAIAWHFYEGSFFLGTIVTAVLLWAGFTAARFITHDAFEGRSTSLTTLNIAHELVTLVIMAVIIGVWPPAGTV; encoded by the coding sequence ATGGTTCCCGAGATCAACTACTGGGCTGTGCTGCTCGCGATGCTCTCGAGCATGGTCGTCGGCTCGATCTGGTACACACCGAAGGTGTTCGGCACGCGCTGGGCGCGCCTGGCGAACGTCGACATGACCGGTTCCGCGAAGAGCGCGGTCTGGCCGATCATCACCACCGTGATCGTCAGCTTCATCACCGCGTGGGTGCTCGCCGGAGCATCCGCCATCGCCTGGCACTTCTACGAGGGATCGTTCTTCCTCGGCACGATCGTCACGGCCGTGCTCCTATGGGCCGGTTTCACGGCGGCGCGCTTCATCACGCACGACGCGTTCGAGGGCCGATCGACTTCGCTGACAACGCTGAACATCGCGCACGAGCTCGTCACCCTCGTCATCATGGCCGTGATCATCGGCGTGTGGCCGCCCGCCGGAACCGTTTGA
- the purQ gene encoding phosphoribosylformylglycinamidine synthase subunit PurQ: protein MTVRIGVITWPGSLDDRDAQRAVRLAGAEPVALWHGSHDLEGVDALVLPGGFSYGDYLRSGAIAALSPIMAEVKDAAGKGMPVLGICNGFQMLVEAHLLPGGLIRNDHQHFVRRDQTLTVENSDTAWTNTFRRGQEIVIPLKNGEGGYIASEDTLDRLEGEGLVAFRYAGVNPNGSLRDIAGVTNEAGNVVGLMPHPEHATEPGFGPDTAAAMRSGVDGLGFFQAAINAVARVAA, encoded by the coding sequence GTGACCGTCCGCATCGGGGTCATCACCTGGCCGGGCTCCCTGGACGACCGTGATGCGCAGCGTGCCGTGCGCCTCGCCGGCGCCGAGCCCGTCGCGCTCTGGCACGGTTCGCACGACCTCGAGGGCGTGGACGCCCTGGTTCTTCCCGGCGGATTCAGCTACGGCGACTACCTGCGCTCCGGTGCGATCGCTGCGCTCTCGCCGATCATGGCCGAGGTGAAGGATGCCGCCGGCAAGGGCATGCCCGTGCTCGGCATCTGCAACGGCTTCCAGATGCTCGTCGAGGCGCACCTGCTGCCCGGGGGCCTGATCCGCAACGACCACCAGCACTTCGTGCGCCGCGACCAGACACTCACGGTCGAGAACTCCGACACCGCGTGGACGAACACATTCCGCCGGGGCCAGGAGATCGTCATCCCGCTGAAGAACGGCGAAGGCGGCTACATCGCCTCCGAGGACACCCTCGACCGACTCGAGGGCGAGGGGCTCGTGGCGTTCCGCTATGCCGGCGTCAACCCGAACGGGTCACTGCGCGACATCGCGGGTGTCACGAACGAGGCGGGGAACGTCGTGGGCCTCATGCCGCACCCCGAGCACGCCACCGAGCCCGGCTTCGGACCGGACACCGCCGCCGCGATGCGTTCGGGCGTCGACGGCCTGGGCTTCTTCCAGGCCGCCATCAACGCCGTCGCGCGCGTCGCCGCGTAG
- the purS gene encoding phosphoribosylformylglycinamidine synthase subunit PurS, translating into MPTIVVDVMPKSELLDPQGKAVAGAFSRIGVEGFSDVRIGKRFELSVDGEVTDAVLAEARRLAEDVLSNSVIEDVVGIEVVE; encoded by the coding sequence ATGCCCACCATCGTCGTCGACGTCATGCCCAAGTCCGAACTGCTCGACCCGCAGGGGAAGGCTGTCGCAGGTGCGTTCTCGCGCATCGGCGTCGAGGGCTTCAGCGACGTTCGCATCGGCAAGCGCTTCGAGCTCTCGGTCGACGGCGAGGTCACGGATGCCGTGCTCGCCGAGGCGCGCCGCCTGGCCGAGGATGTGCTTTCGAACTCCGTGATCGAGGACGTCGTGGGCATCGAGGTCGTCGAGTGA
- a CDS encoding hemerythrin domain-containing protein has translation MPCDASGMAEIHRWFKTGFGEGGALVQGVKDGDAAHAEVVAAHLGMLSVGLHGHHEFEDANLWDRLSAQAPPCALHVERMKSQHAQMLVHLDELDAALPGWRATGRSADAKAVLSALSGINAALVAHLPDEEENIVPVMEQVLDQKDMVAASEHGRRSIPRGRNWQAMGAILAAQPDGGDVWLRKNLPAPVRLIWRFVGRPNYAANRRALVEGPH, from the coding sequence ATGCCCTGTGACGCAAGCGGCATGGCAGAGATCCACCGGTGGTTCAAGACCGGCTTCGGCGAGGGCGGCGCTCTCGTCCAAGGGGTGAAAGACGGCGATGCGGCGCACGCCGAGGTCGTCGCCGCACACCTCGGCATGCTGTCGGTCGGGCTGCACGGACATCACGAGTTCGAGGACGCCAATCTCTGGGATCGGCTGAGCGCGCAGGCACCGCCGTGCGCGCTGCACGTCGAGCGGATGAAGTCACAGCATGCTCAGATGCTCGTCCACCTCGACGAACTCGACGCGGCGTTGCCCGGGTGGCGCGCCACCGGCCGCTCGGCCGACGCGAAGGCTGTGCTCAGCGCGCTGTCCGGCATCAACGCGGCGCTGGTCGCGCACCTGCCGGACGAGGAGGAGAACATCGTCCCGGTCATGGAGCAGGTGCTCGATCAGAAGGACATGGTCGCGGCGAGCGAGCATGGCCGCAGATCGATTCCCCGAGGGCGGAACTGGCAGGCGATGGGCGCGATCCTCGCCGCTCAGCCCGATGGCGGCGACGTGTGGCTGCGAAAGAACCTCCCGGCACCGGTGCGCCTGATCTGGCGATTCGTCGGTCGCCCGAACTATGCGGCGAACCGACGCGCCCTCGTGGAGGGACCGCACTGA
- a CDS encoding adenine phosphoribosyltransferase: MPSSALSPALTRAASLIGTVPDYPEPGILFRDITPLLADAEALRATTDAIIEPFAGQFDVIAGIEARGFLIAGAAAIAAGTGLIPIRKAGKLPRPAASVDYALEYGTATIEMHDDLPAGSRVLLIDDVLATGGTLAAGRQLIERLGSHVAGISVLFEIEGLGGREAIGDLHTVFHS; this comes from the coding sequence GTGCCCTCCTCCGCGCTGTCCCCTGCCCTCACCCGCGCCGCTTCACTGATCGGCACCGTTCCGGACTATCCGGAACCCGGCATCCTGTTCCGCGACATCACGCCGCTGCTGGCCGATGCCGAGGCGCTCCGCGCGACCACCGACGCGATCATCGAGCCGTTCGCCGGGCAGTTCGACGTGATCGCCGGCATCGAGGCACGCGGATTCCTCATCGCCGGAGCCGCCGCGATCGCGGCGGGCACGGGCCTCATCCCGATCCGCAAGGCCGGCAAGCTGCCGCGCCCCGCGGCATCCGTCGACTACGCGCTCGAGTACGGTACGGCCACGATCGAGATGCACGACGATCTGCCGGCCGGGTCTCGCGTGCTGCTGATCGACGATGTGCTCGCCACCGGCGGCACGCTCGCAGCCGGCCGTCAGCTCATCGAGCGCCTCGGATCACACGTCGCCGGCATCTCCGTGCTGTTCGAGATCGAGGGACTCGGCGGACGCGAGGCCATCGGCGACCTGCACACCGTCTTCCACTCCTGA
- a CDS encoding ABC transporter substrate-binding protein: MNTPIRRRLLATAAVASVSALALAGCSAGGSEADAGSDADVTLTVTTFGTFGYEELYEEYEELHPNVTIEASNIDTGGNARTDAFTKIAAGSGLSDIVAIEEGWLGAIMDVSDTFVDLRDYGIEDRKDDWVDWKYAQGTDAEGRVIGYGTDIGPSGICYNGPALEAAGLPSDRESVAELLDGDWAHYFEVGAEYTAKTGKAWYDHSGFVWNSMVNQLDEGYYTADGELNVEGNAELQERFELLGAATEGGQSAAQAAWDWNGGKSFVDGTFATFVCPGWMLGTIAGQLEAGGGDASTGWDFADVFPGGAANWGGAWLSIPETSEHKEAAAELADWLTQPEQQVKQSAAAGNFPSTVKAQEELAAAATPNELFNGAPTGAILAERAKGVVAQFKGEHDSVIQENVFGPALSSLDRGETDTQGAWDQAIQLLNDLVG; encoded by the coding sequence GTGAACACACCCATCCGCCGACGCCTGCTGGCGACAGCAGCCGTCGCATCCGTCTCCGCCCTCGCCCTCGCCGGCTGCTCGGCCGGAGGCAGCGAGGCCGACGCCGGCTCCGACGCAGACGTCACGCTGACCGTCACGACCTTCGGCACCTTCGGGTATGAGGAGCTCTACGAGGAGTACGAGGAGCTGCACCCGAACGTCACGATCGAGGCGAGCAATATCGACACCGGCGGCAACGCCCGCACCGACGCGTTCACCAAGATCGCCGCAGGCTCCGGCCTCAGCGACATCGTCGCGATCGAAGAGGGCTGGCTCGGCGCCATCATGGACGTCTCCGACACCTTCGTCGACCTGCGCGACTACGGCATCGAGGACCGCAAGGACGACTGGGTCGACTGGAAGTACGCGCAGGGGACCGACGCGGAGGGCCGCGTGATCGGCTACGGCACCGACATCGGTCCGTCCGGCATCTGCTACAACGGCCCCGCGCTCGAGGCTGCAGGGCTCCCCAGCGACCGCGAGTCCGTCGCCGAGCTGCTGGACGGCGACTGGGCCCACTACTTCGAGGTCGGCGCCGAGTACACGGCGAAGACCGGCAAGGCCTGGTACGACCACTCCGGGTTCGTGTGGAACTCGATGGTGAACCAGCTCGATGAGGGCTACTACACCGCCGACGGCGAGCTCAACGTCGAGGGCAACGCGGAACTGCAGGAGCGCTTCGAGCTGTTGGGGGCGGCGACCGAGGGTGGCCAGTCCGCCGCGCAGGCGGCCTGGGACTGGAACGGCGGCAAGTCGTTCGTCGACGGCACGTTCGCGACGTTCGTCTGCCCCGGCTGGATGCTGGGGACCATCGCCGGGCAGCTCGAAGCCGGCGGCGGCGACGCGTCGACCGGCTGGGACTTCGCCGACGTCTTCCCGGGCGGTGCGGCCAACTGGGGTGGCGCCTGGCTCTCGATCCCCGAGACGTCCGAGCACAAGGAAGCGGCCGCTGAGCTCGCCGACTGGCTGACGCAGCCCGAGCAGCAGGTGAAGCAGTCCGCCGCGGCCGGCAACTTCCCCTCGACCGTCAAGGCGCAGGAGGAGCTGGCAGCCGCAGCCACGCCGAACGAGCTCTTCAACGGCGCACCCACCGGTGCCATCCTCGCCGAGCGCGCGAAGGGCGTCGTGGCGCAGTTCAAGGGTGAGCACGACTCGGTGATCCAGGAGAACGTCTTCGGCCCTGCGCTGAGCAGCCTGGACCGCGGCGAGACCGACACGCAGGGCGCTTGGGACCAGGCCATCCAGCTGCTGAACGACCTCGTCGGCTGA
- a CDS encoding carbohydrate ABC transporter permease, giving the protein MTLTAPPRERRDTASAATAHAAPKRSWRHRVSRFDQNASPYFYVAPFFLLFGLVGLFPLVYTVYVAVHDWDLLKGEGDFVGVGNFVEILGDAMFWNSIFNTLSIFLLSAIPQLAVALLVAYLLDRGLRAPTIWRMSVLIPFVVTPVAVAIIFSSIFNEADGLANNLLNLIGIADQEWKHDTFLSHIAIAIMVNFRWTGYNALILLAAMQAVPRDLYESAAIDGAGAGRRFFSITVPTIRPTLIFVIITSTIGGLQIFAEPRLFDVSTAGGIGGSDRQFQTTVLFLWELAFFRRNLGEASAVAILLFLLIVGIGVINFLLSRRIATGDAPKANRAARRRARKNAARKNEEIAR; this is encoded by the coding sequence ATGACTCTCACCGCCCCGCCCCGCGAGCGCCGTGACACGGCATCCGCCGCGACGGCCCATGCCGCGCCGAAGCGCTCCTGGCGCCACCGCGTCTCGAGGTTCGACCAGAACGCCTCGCCGTACTTCTACGTCGCGCCGTTCTTCCTCCTGTTCGGCCTGGTCGGCCTGTTCCCGCTCGTGTACACCGTGTACGTGGCTGTGCACGACTGGGATCTGCTCAAGGGCGAGGGCGACTTCGTCGGCGTCGGCAACTTCGTCGAGATCCTCGGCGACGCGATGTTCTGGAACTCGATCTTCAACACCCTGAGCATCTTCCTGCTCTCCGCCATCCCGCAGCTCGCGGTCGCGCTGCTGGTCGCCTATCTTCTCGATCGCGGTCTGCGGGCGCCGACCATCTGGCGCATGAGCGTGCTGATCCCGTTCGTGGTGACGCCGGTCGCCGTCGCGATCATCTTCTCCAGCATCTTCAACGAGGCCGACGGCCTCGCTAACAACCTGCTGAACCTCATCGGCATCGCCGATCAGGAGTGGAAGCACGACACCTTCCTCTCGCACATCGCGATCGCGATCATGGTGAACTTCCGCTGGACCGGGTACAACGCCCTCATCCTGCTGGCCGCGATGCAGGCGGTTCCGCGCGACCTCTACGAGTCCGCCGCGATCGACGGAGCGGGCGCGGGGCGCCGCTTCTTCTCGATCACCGTCCCGACGATCCGCCCGACCCTGATCTTCGTCATCATCACGTCCACGATCGGCGGACTGCAGATCTTCGCAGAACCGCGGCTGTTCGACGTTTCCACGGCGGGCGGCATCGGCGGCAGCGACCGGCAGTTCCAGACCACGGTGCTGTTCCTGTGGGAGCTGGCCTTCTTCCGCCGCAACCTCGGCGAGGCATCCGCCGTCGCCATCCTGCTGTTCCTGCTCATCGTCGGGATCGGCGTGATCAACTTCCTGCTCTCCCGGCGCATCGCCACCGGAGACGCACCGAAGGCAAACCGCGCCGCGCGCCGCCGTGCGCGCAAGAACGCCGCACGCAAGAACGAGGAGATCGCACGATGA
- a CDS encoding carbohydrate ABC transporter permease: MTATQALSVPEKIRRRRPAGGTAGIGSRPGFLTYGLLAAFIIGSVYPLWWSVVVASGTNSTRGETLPLIPGGNFFANAAKVFDAIPFWLALGNSFIISTVITVSVVTFSTLAGYAFAKLRFKGREGLMVFVIATMAIPTQLGIIPLFMIMRELGWTGSIGAVIIPTLVTAFGVFFMRQYLVDVIPDELIEAARMDGANQFRTFLTVGIPAARPAMAILGLFTFMTAWTDYLWPLIVLSPQNPTLQTALSQLQSGYYIDYSIVLTGAVLATLPLLILFAVAGKQLVSGIMAGAVKG, translated from the coding sequence ATGACCGCCACGCAGGCATTGAGCGTGCCCGAGAAGATCCGCAGGCGCAGGCCGGCCGGCGGCACGGCCGGCATCGGCAGCCGACCGGGCTTCCTCACCTACGGACTCCTCGCCGCGTTCATCATCGGCAGCGTGTATCCGCTGTGGTGGTCGGTGGTCGTCGCCAGCGGCACCAACTCCACCCGGGGCGAGACACTGCCGCTCATCCCCGGCGGGAACTTCTTCGCCAACGCGGCGAAGGTGTTCGACGCCATCCCGTTCTGGCTCGCGCTGGGCAACTCGTTCATCATCTCCACGGTGATCACGGTCTCGGTCGTCACGTTCTCGACGCTGGCGGGGTACGCGTTCGCGAAGCTCCGCTTCAAGGGCCGCGAGGGACTCATGGTCTTCGTGATCGCGACCATGGCGATCCCGACCCAGCTCGGGATCATTCCGCTGTTCATGATCATGCGCGAACTCGGCTGGACTGGGTCGATCGGCGCGGTCATCATCCCGACTCTCGTCACGGCGTTCGGGGTGTTCTTCATGCGCCAGTACCTCGTCGACGTCATCCCGGATGAGCTGATCGAGGCGGCGCGCATGGACGGCGCGAACCAGTTCCGCACGTTCCTGACCGTCGGCATCCCGGCCGCGCGTCCCGCGATGGCGATCCTCGGGCTGTTCACGTTCATGACGGCGTGGACCGACTACTTGTGGCCGCTGATCGTGCTCTCCCCCCAGAACCCGACGCTGCAGACGGCGCTCAGCCAGCTGCAGTCCGGCTACTACATCGACTACTCGATCGTGCTCACCGGTGCGGTGCTCGCGACCCTGCCCCTGCTCATCCTCTTCGCGGTCGCAGGCAAGCAGCTGGTCAGTGGCATCATGGCGGGCGCGGTGAAAGGATGA
- a CDS encoding GH1 family beta-glucosidase — MTTRRFPDDFLFGAATAAYQIEGAAFEDGRTASIWDAFARVPGAVIGGDNGDIACDHYRRYGDDVALMKSLGLQTYRFSTSWSRVRPDGGAVNQAGVDFYSRLVDELLGAGILPWLTLYHWDMPQALQENGGWTSRDIVDRFLEYAGTMHDALGDRVNVWTTLNEPWCSSFLSYTGGEHAPGHTSIAEGLLAAHHQLLAHGETIRELRGRDANLNLGITLNHTVADPADPQNPADVDAARRVDGQFNRWFLDPIYRGEYPADIIEDLRAVDADAVAQFEVAVRDGDLETISQRIDTQGVNYYHGDLLSGTAPEHPPVSGAPRTERKGRSPYPSDAGIHAVERGLARTAQNWEIQPEGLTRLLRRLSDDYTAERGVTLYVTENGAAFDDVVAEDGQVHDEDRVEYVRAHLAAVLDAADAGVDVRGFFYWSLMDNFEWAWGYDKRFGIVRVDYDTQKRTVKDSGREYARIIAARSL, encoded by the coding sequence ATGACCACCAGGCGGTTCCCGGACGACTTCCTCTTCGGTGCGGCCACCGCGGCCTACCAGATCGAGGGTGCGGCCTTCGAGGACGGCAGGACGGCGTCCATCTGGGATGCCTTCGCCCGGGTTCCCGGCGCCGTCATCGGCGGCGACAACGGCGACATCGCCTGCGACCATTACCGCCGGTACGGTGACGACGTCGCGCTCATGAAGAGCCTTGGGCTGCAGACGTACCGCTTCTCCACCTCGTGGTCGCGCGTGCGGCCCGACGGCGGTGCCGTCAACCAGGCGGGCGTCGACTTCTACAGTCGTCTCGTCGACGAACTCCTGGGTGCCGGCATCCTGCCGTGGCTGACGCTGTACCACTGGGACATGCCGCAGGCGCTGCAGGAGAACGGCGGCTGGACGAGCCGCGACATCGTCGACCGGTTCCTCGAGTACGCAGGAACCATGCATGACGCACTCGGTGACCGGGTGAACGTGTGGACGACCCTGAACGAGCCGTGGTGCTCGTCGTTCCTCTCCTACACGGGCGGCGAGCACGCGCCCGGGCACACCAGCATCGCCGAGGGACTGCTCGCCGCGCATCACCAGCTGCTCGCGCACGGCGAGACGATTCGTGAACTGCGCGGTCGAGACGCGAACCTCAATCTCGGAATCACGCTGAATCACACGGTCGCCGATCCGGCCGATCCCCAGAACCCGGCGGACGTGGATGCCGCGCGTCGCGTGGACGGTCAGTTCAACCGCTGGTTCCTCGACCCGATCTATCGCGGCGAGTACCCGGCCGACATCATCGAGGATCTCCGGGCCGTCGACGCGGATGCGGTCGCGCAGTTCGAGGTCGCCGTCCGCGACGGCGATCTCGAGACGATCTCGCAGCGGATCGACACGCAGGGCGTGAACTACTATCACGGCGATCTGCTCTCGGGCACGGCACCCGAGCATCCGCCGGTGTCGGGCGCACCGCGTACCGAGCGCAAGGGACGCAGCCCCTACCCGTCGGATGCCGGCATCCACGCCGTCGAGCGCGGGCTCGCGCGCACGGCGCAGAACTGGGAGATCCAGCCGGAGGGCCTCACGCGTCTGCTGCGCCGCCTGTCGGACGACTACACCGCAGAGCGCGGCGTGACGCTCTACGTCACCGAGAACGGCGCAGCCTTCGACGACGTGGTCGCGGAGGACGGTCAGGTGCACGACGAAGACCGCGTCGAGTACGTCCGCGCCCACCTGGCAGCAGTGCTGGATGCCGCGGATGCCGGCGTCGATGTGCGGGGCTTCTTCTACTGGTCGCTGATGGACAACTTCGAGTGGGCCTGGGGGTACGACAAGCGGTTCGGAATCGTGCGCGTCGACTACGACACCCAGAAGCGCACGGTGAAAGACAGCGGCCGCGAGTACGCTCGGATCATCGCCGCACGCTCCCTCTGA
- a CDS encoding LacI family DNA-binding transcriptional regulator encodes MPARATIEEVASTAGVSRSTVSRVVNGSTAVSPEALKAVQAAIAELSYVPNRAARSLASRQTNAIALIVPEDTTRFFGDPFFAAIVAGITGALAGSDYILNLLIASDDPGDKMASFVRNGGVDGALIVSHHTHDAYIDTIADAVPTVFGGRPIRARESDYVVDVDNFAGARTATQHLIDTGRTRIATVTGPLTMLAAGDRLQAFRAGLADAGLEPFAVEEGDYFEAGGAEAARRILAAGTPDAIFVASDLMARGVITALRRAGLRVPDDVAVVGYDDSSVALTTDPLLTTVRQPMYKQGETMAAVLLSRLAGQEPPKVTILPTELVVRDSA; translated from the coding sequence GTGCCCGCTCGCGCGACCATCGAAGAGGTGGCGTCGACGGCAGGCGTGTCGCGGTCGACCGTCTCGCGCGTCGTCAACGGCTCGACGGCCGTCAGCCCTGAGGCGCTCAAGGCCGTGCAGGCCGCGATCGCAGAGCTCAGCTATGTCCCGAACCGGGCCGCGCGCTCGCTGGCGTCGCGGCAGACGAACGCGATCGCCCTGATCGTCCCCGAGGACACCACCCGATTCTTCGGCGATCCGTTCTTCGCGGCGATCGTGGCGGGCATCACCGGGGCCCTGGCCGGATCGGATTACATCCTGAACCTGCTCATCGCCAGCGATGACCCGGGCGACAAGATGGCGAGCTTCGTGCGCAACGGTGGCGTCGACGGCGCGCTCATCGTCTCGCATCACACCCATGACGCCTACATCGACACGATCGCGGATGCCGTGCCCACCGTGTTCGGCGGACGGCCAATCCGCGCACGCGAGAGCGACTACGTCGTCGATGTGGACAACTTCGCGGGAGCCAGGACGGCCACTCAGCACCTCATCGACACCGGACGCACACGGATAGCGACGGTGACCGGCCCCTTGACGATGCTCGCCGCCGGTGACCGTCTGCAGGCCTTCCGCGCCGGGCTGGCGGATGCCGGGCTCGAGCCGTTCGCCGTGGAAGAGGGTGACTACTTCGAAGCCGGCGGAGCGGAGGCCGCACGCCGCATCCTCGCCGCCGGAACACCGGACGCGATCTTCGTGGCGAGCGACCTGATGGCGCGCGGGGTCATCACCGCACTGCGCCGGGCCGGGCTGCGTGTTCCGGACGATGTCGCCGTGGTGGGCTACGACGACTCCTCGGTGGCTCTGACGACCGACCCGCTTCTGACGACGGTGCGTCAGCCGATGTACAAGCAGGGCGAGACCATGGCGGCGGTGCTGCTGTCGCGGCTCGCCGGCCAGGAGCCGCCGAAGGTCACGATCCTGCCGACCGAACTGGTCGTGCGCGACTCGGCGTGA